One stretch of Candidatus Binatia bacterium DNA includes these proteins:
- a CDS encoding phospholipase: MRLVHAIYEPKGDGPHPTILALHGWGANALDLLGLAPHVGHGRFLFLCPQGPLEVPLGPMRGYGWFPITMGAPPDPYAFAAAVRELRSFLDDALARYPVNPHKLVCLGFSQGGVMAYALALSEPHRFAALVALSSWLPAALVRELPPADRSQLATLVHHGTRDELIDVSRGRESLEHLRSLRVPAAYREFDMGHEISAQSLADLSRWLEDKVLSPIVTL; the protein is encoded by the coding sequence ATGAGGCTTGTCCACGCGATTTACGAACCCAAGGGCGACGGCCCACATCCCACCATCCTTGCGCTTCATGGCTGGGGCGCCAATGCCCTCGACCTGCTCGGGCTTGCGCCGCACGTGGGGCACGGGCGTTTTCTGTTTCTGTGCCCGCAAGGGCCTCTCGAGGTGCCTCTCGGTCCGATGCGCGGCTACGGCTGGTTTCCCATCACGATGGGTGCACCGCCCGACCCGTATGCATTTGCCGCCGCTGTGCGCGAGCTGCGATCTTTTTTGGACGACGCACTCGCACGCTATCCGGTGAACCCCCACAAGCTTGTCTGTTTAGGGTTTAGCCAAGGCGGCGTCATGGCTTACGCTCTTGCTTTGAGCGAACCTCACCGTTTTGCGGCTCTGGTTGCCCTCAGCTCGTGGCTCCCCGCAGCTCTCGTTCGTGAGTTACCGCCGGCGGACCGCTCGCAGCTTGCCACGTTGGTCCATCACGGAACGCGTGACGAACTCATCGATGTCAGCCGCGGGAGGGAATCCCTCGAACACCTGCGCAGCTTGCGGGTTCCGGCAGCTTACCGGGAGTTCGACATGGGACATGAAATCAGTGCACAGAGCCTTGCCGATCTCTCCCGGTGGCTGGAGGACAAAGTCCTCTCGCCGATCGTTACGCTGTGA
- the dtd gene encoding D-aminoacyl-tRNA deacylase, translating to MRAVIQRVSRACVRVEGQVAGAIGPGLLILLGVAASDTEADAAWICEKSLQLRIFPNESGKFDRSVLDLGGEVLVVSQFTLLADLAKGRRPSFSLAAPPEKARSLYDYFIRLVRASGVGCASGVFGAHMEVELVNDGPVTIVMDSPNR from the coding sequence ATGCGGGCTGTGATCCAACGTGTGAGCCGTGCCTGCGTCCGTGTTGAAGGCCAAGTCGCCGGCGCCATTGGCCCGGGGCTTTTGATTCTGCTCGGTGTCGCGGCATCGGATACAGAGGCCGATGCCGCCTGGATTTGCGAGAAATCGCTGCAACTTCGGATCTTCCCAAACGAGTCGGGCAAGTTCGACCGTTCAGTGTTGGACCTCGGAGGCGAGGTCCTGGTGGTGTCTCAGTTCACGTTGCTCGCGGACTTGGCCAAGGGGCGCCGGCCATCCTTCTCGCTCGCAGCTCCGCCGGAAAAAGCCCGGTCTCTCTACGATTATTTTATCCGCTTGGTGCGCGCTTCCGGAGTCGGTTGTGCCAGCGGCGTGTTCGGGGCCCACATGGAAGTGGAACTGGTCAACGATGGTCCGGTGACAATTGTGATGGACTCCCCGAATCGGTAA
- a CDS encoding xylulokinase, with product MELFLTLDAGTGSGKCLLFDAKGGLRARATEPWGYEVSPDPELPSVKWFSFDPEKFWEALCRCIQAALRQAQAEPGRIVGVAATSQREACVFLDASGKEVYAGPNLDARGFREGLEVLQSFGAERLYRVTGHSAPFIFPLARYLWYRKGGGPPVRRILMMNDWIHWRLTGEFVSEPSNATESMLFDVGSRTWSDEILNAFEIPRSILPELCQPGEQAGRVSREAAKRTGLLAGTPVFVGGADTQCSLLGAGVIEPGAAGATLGTTTPIQVVTERLCLDPDANLWAGCHVIPERWVLESNAGDTGDAYRWLIELLGGGEEVEKARERLESAAAACSDPSAVLFVGPSIFEIHRLALRRPGGILFPYPTLHVRPSAGELVRAFLESVGFALRANLEQLARVVGGALGQIVLSGGMTRNPTLVRIIADILDQPIFVARQAESAALGCAILVASQGQTDRMRALSRAWVQLDTVEPTEGSQRYASRYATWRRLYEDFFQLEL from the coding sequence ATGGAGCTTTTCCTCACCCTCGATGCTGGAACCGGAAGTGGAAAATGTTTGCTGTTCGACGCCAAGGGTGGCCTTCGAGCGCGGGCTACGGAGCCGTGGGGTTACGAAGTTTCGCCCGACCCGGAGCTCCCATCAGTGAAATGGTTTTCCTTCGATCCGGAAAAGTTCTGGGAGGCGCTTTGCCGTTGTATCCAAGCGGCCCTGAGGCAAGCCCAGGCGGAACCCGGACGCATTGTTGGCGTTGCAGCCACGAGCCAGCGCGAAGCCTGCGTGTTTCTCGATGCTTCCGGCAAAGAGGTCTATGCCGGGCCAAATCTGGACGCCCGGGGATTCCGAGAAGGGCTGGAGGTGCTGCAAAGCTTTGGAGCAGAGCGCCTTTACCGCGTCACCGGGCACTCGGCACCGTTTATTTTTCCTCTGGCTCGCTACCTTTGGTACCGCAAAGGTGGGGGTCCTCCGGTCCGCCGCATTTTGATGATGAACGACTGGATTCACTGGCGCCTGACCGGTGAATTTGTGTCGGAGCCATCGAACGCCACGGAATCCATGTTGTTCGATGTCGGCAGCCGCACTTGGTCAGACGAAATTCTGAACGCGTTCGAAATTCCACGGTCCATTTTGCCGGAGCTATGCCAACCCGGCGAGCAAGCGGGCCGCGTGAGTCGGGAAGCGGCCAAACGTACCGGGCTACTCGCAGGCACTCCGGTATTCGTTGGAGGGGCGGACACTCAGTGCTCGCTTCTCGGCGCCGGCGTGATCGAACCGGGAGCGGCGGGTGCAACTTTAGGGACGACCACACCCATCCAAGTTGTCACCGAGCGGCTCTGTCTCGATCCGGACGCAAACTTGTGGGCGGGTTGCCATGTGATCCCCGAGCGATGGGTACTGGAAAGCAACGCTGGGGACACAGGAGACGCTTACCGCTGGTTGATCGAGCTCCTGGGTGGCGGGGAAGAAGTCGAAAAAGCGCGCGAGCGGTTGGAATCCGCTGCGGCTGCCTGCTCGGATCCTTCAGCCGTTCTGTTCGTGGGCCCTTCGATCTTCGAAATCCATCGCCTCGCGCTGCGGCGGCCTGGCGGGATTTTGTTCCCCTACCCGACTCTGCACGTGCGACCGAGTGCCGGCGAGCTTGTACGCGCTTTTCTCGAGAGCGTGGGTTTCGCGCTCCGGGCCAATCTCGAGCAGCTCGCGCGAGTGGTCGGCGGTGCGCTGGGTCAAATTGTGCTGAGCGGAGGGATGACACGGAATCCGACCTTGGTCCGGATCATTGCCGATATCCTGGATCAGCCAATTTTTGTTGCGCGCCAAGCGGAAAGTGCTGCTCTTGGATGCGCGATCCTTGTGGCCAGCCAAGGGCAAACGGATCGGATGCGGGCTCTTTCGCGGGCGTGGGTGCAGCTCGACACTGTGGAGCCTACGGAGGGCTCGCAACGTTACGCCAGCCGCTACGCCACCTGGCGGCGATTGTACGAGGATTTCTTCCAGCTCGAGCTGTGA
- the serA2 gene encoding D-3-phosphoglycerate dehydrogenase: MKALITASFDPRQLERLRSWMPAEYQDWRERGELYFDGTALAQRIQQVGADVLIVEADLVHDEVLDHTDLCLIACCRGDPINVALAKATALGIPVLYTPARNARAVAELTVAYMLALARHVFPVNQGLKSGTLRFAGSRDYLDAYNRYGGFELGSSTAGIIGFGAIGQRVARLLRGFETRVLAYDPYVADEAFANLGVERCASLGELLPQVTFLTLHCPLTSETFGLIGRRELGLLPRGAYLLNLARAQIVDEDALYDALTSGHLAGAALDVFSQEPVQPENRFVQLPNVLVSPHLGGATRNVIEYQSKVVVDDIGRWLSGQRPQFLANPEVWDSPQRKQPC; this comes from the coding sequence ATGAAAGCTCTGATTACCGCCAGTTTTGACCCCCGACAGCTCGAACGGCTGCGATCGTGGATGCCCGCCGAGTATCAAGATTGGCGCGAGCGGGGCGAGCTGTATTTCGATGGCACAGCCTTGGCGCAGCGGATCCAACAGGTCGGGGCGGACGTGCTGATCGTGGAAGCAGATCTGGTGCACGATGAGGTGCTCGACCACACCGATCTCTGCCTAATCGCTTGTTGCCGCGGCGACCCCATCAACGTCGCCTTGGCCAAAGCCACAGCGCTCGGCATTCCTGTGCTGTATACGCCGGCCCGCAATGCCCGGGCCGTCGCCGAGCTTACGGTGGCGTATATGCTCGCGTTGGCGCGCCACGTTTTCCCGGTCAATCAGGGTCTGAAATCTGGAACGCTGCGTTTCGCCGGCTCCAGGGACTATCTCGATGCGTACAACCGGTACGGTGGTTTCGAGCTCGGTTCTTCCACCGCTGGTATCATTGGCTTCGGTGCAATCGGGCAAAGAGTGGCTCGTTTGCTGCGAGGGTTCGAAACCAGAGTCCTCGCCTATGATCCCTACGTGGCGGACGAAGCCTTTGCCAACCTCGGGGTCGAACGCTGTGCATCGTTAGGCGAGCTCTTGCCGCAAGTGACCTTTCTGACATTGCATTGTCCCTTGACCAGCGAAACCTTCGGGCTCATCGGCCGGCGCGAACTCGGCCTCTTGCCCCGTGGTGCTTACCTGCTGAACCTCGCGCGCGCACAGATCGTGGACGAGGACGCCTTGTACGACGCCCTCACGTCTGGGCATCTCGCCGGGGCAGCGTTGGACGTGTTTTCTCAAGAGCCGGTTCAGCCGGAAAACCGTTTCGTGCAACTCCCCAACGTGCTGGTATCCCCGCACCTCGGTGGCGCCACCCGCAACGTGATCGAGTACCAGAGCAAAGTGGTGGTGGACGACATCGGGCGATGGCTCTCCGGACAAAGACCACAGTTTCTGGCCAATCCTGAAGTTTGGGATTCTCCGCAACGGAAGCAGCCGTGTTGA
- a CDS encoding putative tRNA (cytidine(34)-2'-O)-methyltransferase — protein MASGASIGRATITRLAMSEHPLLHVVLVAPEIPQNTGSIARLCAATYCRLHLVRPLGFSLEDRYLKRAGLDYWPYVDLQVHDHWEGCATQLGGDSRQFYFFSARAERTYWSARYRPGDVLVFGSETRGLPEELRRQYADRLYVIPIDHPRVRSLNLSNAVAIVVYEALRQMRA, from the coding sequence ATGGCCAGTGGTGCCTCCATTGGGCGGGCAACCATTACCCGATTGGCCATGAGTGAACATCCGCTGTTGCACGTCGTTTTGGTGGCTCCGGAGATCCCGCAAAACACCGGCAGCATTGCTCGCCTGTGTGCGGCCACATACTGCCGATTGCACCTCGTGCGGCCGTTGGGCTTCTCGTTGGAAGACCGCTATCTCAAGCGTGCCGGCCTCGATTACTGGCCGTACGTGGATTTGCAGGTTCACGATCACTGGGAGGGCTGCGCGACGCAACTTGGGGGTGATTCGAGACAGTTTTATTTTTTTTCTGCCAGGGCGGAACGCACGTATTGGTCGGCCCGCTACCGACCCGGGGACGTGCTGGTTTTCGGCAGCGAGACGCGCGGACTGCCCGAAGAGCTTCGAAGGCAGTATGCGGATCGGTTATATGTGATTCCCATTGACCACCCTCGCGTGCGCAGCCTGAATCTTTCCAACGCGGTGGCTATCGTCGTTTACGAAGCTCTGCGGCAAATGCGGGCGTGA